The genomic stretch AACATCCGTTCTTTGTCCGGGTAGGTGCTTATAGATTGCCCCTCGCGAGCCGTGGCTTTGTCAATCAGCTATGAGCACAACAGCCGACGCTACGGACAGAAGTGCCGTCGAACAGCTCGCCGAAAACGTCGCCGATCTCCAAGAGACGGTCGAGCAGCAAGCGAAGCGGATTGAACAGCAAGCCGAAACGATCGAAAGATTAGAGACAGAGGTTAAAATTCAATCCTCGAACATCGGCGGCGCCCACAATCGGATTAGTGAACTTGACGACGAGGTTTCCCAACTGGAACCCGACTCTGGCCACGAAACCCCAGGGGTAGACGGGGACAAAACGGGGTCGCAGGACAGTCAGACACCGCTTGAACGCATTTGCGGGCTTCCCGAGCATATTGCCGATCGGGAATTGACAGTGAATCAAGAGCGCGCCCGGTTCGTCGCGCGGGACGTGCGCGATTACGCCGAGAAGGTCCCTGCTGGCCTCGTCATCGATAGCCGAGCGATCAAGCGAGTGTTAACCGCCTCGGAAGGAAAGCGTCCACACACTCAAACTGTGGCCCGCGTGATGAACTTCCTCGATGACCTCGGCAAAAAGGATGTCGAGCAAAAGAAGCGGCGCGGGAAGAAGCTCATCGTCATCGATCCAGAGGCCGCCACGAAATATACAGCTCATCACGATCGTTGTGATGGAGAGAGTGGTCCAACCTATGCAGAAGGCGTGATTTCGAGCGGATAACGCCACATCGACAAGAATAGTCCGCGAAAGCGAACCGCGCAAGCAAAGTCGTAGTAGCAGCAGGTGTAGAGGGAATCTTGAGTTTTAGTGGTAGTATGATGAATGAAACCGAAGTTGGTGGTTCTGGCTTCGTGAGCGTATCACAGCACGGTGTGATATGGTAAATACAACAATATCCTTTTCAAGTAGCCAGTTGTTGTACAAGGTTATTTTGGGAGTCTGGTGAAATCAGTATGCTCTCAACAGACGATACAACTGAACCCTACAATGGTTCGTCTGGAACAGGTGCGTGAAGGGGATCGGGACGCTAGCCTCGCACTGCAACCATACGGGTACACCTGGAACGCGGGGTAATGCCTCGATTCCCGGCTTCTGGGACGCTTCAACCCCACGAGGGTACGTCTGGAACATTCTGAATCCGTCGCAGTCGTCGACGTGGCTGACGAGGACACCGATGCCGTTGTTTCGTCAAATGACAAGCCGTAAGGTCTCGACCGCGCCCAGGAGCAAGCGAACGAGCGCGCACAGCCCGGTCACGATAGGGCGGCAGATCGCGCCGCTCGATCCTGCGTTCGGTCCGACCCCGGCCGAGGAGGAACCGGCTCCGGAAGAACCAGCGGACGCTGACGCATCGGACGACCCCGACACGGAGGGGGCTGAAGCGCAATGAGCACAGCTGTCGGCACAGGTGTTTCCGTACGTTACTGAAATACCTAGAAGCTACAGTGCCCAAATGACTATATGACAATATAATTATTCTTCTGAATTAAATATAGACAATATTTATTTGCTCGTATAGATTACATTATAGCATGACAGCTATTTCCTGGCGGATGATCACCGTCTTTGCTCTGGGTATTACTCTCGCAGTTTCAGGGTGTACGGCGTGGAGCGACAGTGAGTCCGAGAGTACCGAGATCGTCGTCGAAGGCGAATCCGACGCCGCGGTCAACCTCGCTGAATCTGAACAACCCGCGGGTGAGATCTCCATCAGCGAACGCCTAGCAGAGAACGACGACGAAGCCGAGTTAACCGAGCCGCCGGACGAAGCCGATGAGACGGAGACTGAGTCAGGTGCTGACGAACCCGACCGGGAGCCCGAACGAGACGATAGCGAACCGGATGTCGAGGATCTCCCCGAAGAAGCCGAGCCGATCGACCCTGAGGAGGGCACTCAGACCCCTATCCCTGAGCAGTATATCCACGAGAATGACGACGACACCGAAACGATCGCGTTCGAACTCCCCATGGCTGACATCGAAAGTGGCGCCGACGATCCCTCGGTGCCTGCTGTGTCCTCCTTACAGGTCGAACAGGGAACGGCCGAAGAAGGTGATCCGGTGGTTCGATTCCACCTCGGAGGAGAACCCGTCGACATACGCTTCGTCGATGTCGACGCGATAGCGGCCGAGGTCGTCGGTTCGAACCTCGTCATGGTGACGGGTGACATCGGCGACGATCCCGCGTTGGTCGTGCAGGCCCAGTCCGATACCGTAGCTTGTGAAACTGGGGAGCAGCAGTAGTACACCGAGTCCGTTTCGAGTTCGGGGATTTATCGGGACCGTGATCGCGTTCTGTAGCGACCGGGTTCGAGGACGAGATACGCAACGAGGGCGGGAATCCCGGCAGCAGTAGCCAGAATAGCGCTTCCTGCGACCAACGGGTGGATGCCGTGAAGCGCGATGAGCAACGATGGCGGGAGGACGATTGGGTAGTGATACTCCGCGAGATGTCTGTAGTAGTAGCCCGTCTCCGGCGGTGCTTCGATCTCGACGGTGACGTCAGCTGAGGTGCGAGCCCCGAGATGGGTTACGGAGCGGTCGACCGCTATCCCTTCGCTTGCCGGTTCGGTGACCACGACCGTCGGAACGACCCCCGTGTTCGGAACCGTATGTGTATCACGGCTAGTTTCGCCCGCTTCGATGACATGGGATGCTGGCGAGTCGCGTTCCGCGCTCACGATCCCGTACTCGTGAACGCCCGACGGGATGGCCATACCCGCCACTAATGGCATCGATACGACGATAACGATCAGAACGACGAGGCGACGACGGGAGAGAACGCCGCGTCGTGAACGGGACCGGGACCGAAAGCGCCGCGTCCGGTCCTCACCACGGAGTATCGTCACAGCGAGAACCACAGCGCCGAGACCGATGAAGAGATACCCCAATCCGGCGGCACCCCCTGGTATCGGTCTCCCCAATAGCTGTGAGAGGACGGCGGACATGCTAGTGAGTATATTTGACATAAACAGCACCATTGTTCCGAGATGTGGTATGACGACGACGGTAGTACCGATCTGCAGGGCAGTCGCGAGTATCTGACCGTCCGTCACTGGGGGTTCCCCTTGGCTCTGGTCGGAAAACGGGTTAGCGTCTCCTTGTGTGATATACCCGTGATCGGTCTCGCCAACGATACGGTGTGTCGTCACCTCACCGCCCTGGACGTTGGTCGCTTCAAACACGATAACGTCACCCTCTTCGACTTCTCCGCTTAGCAAGCCTGGAACGGCGACGAACCCATCCCCTGCATCGATCGTCGGTTCCATGCTCCCTGTTTCGACGAAACCCAGTCCGATCGGCTGCCCTAACAGTCCCCCACCAATCAGTGGCAGCAGCACGACTCCAATGAGACCGAGAAAGGTCCATTTACGTAGACTCAAGGCAACCAATGGAATCTATCCGATAATAATCTTGTACAGACATATATCCTCCGGTATACATACTATCTCTATCATGTAATACAGAATGAAACTCATACAATATATGTCATACAAACTTATTTATCACTCTCGGAGTATTATCCAATGAACAGATGGGAGCGGATGAAACCGAAGACCGATCACTCTCGCAAAACGAGATTTTTCAGGTCCTGAGTAGCCATCGTCGGCAGCGAGTGATAGAGATCTGTGAGCAATCGGTAGAGCCGGTGAGCCTTTCGGACCTCGCACAGGAGATCGCGGCTACCGAGCAGGAAAAGGAAGTCGCCGAACTGACTGGGAAGGAGCGAAAACGGATCTACACCTCCTTACAACAGGTTCACCTCCCGATGATGGCGCGCGCGAACGTCATTGAATATGATGGACGAACAGTCGAACTTACCGAAGACGGCTCGGACATAACGATATATATGGATATCGTGCCCTCCGGTACGGTCTCGTGGGCAGTCTATTACTTCGGGCTGTCTGTGATCAGCACGATAACCCTCATCGGTGTCTACTTCGATGTCTACCCACCGCAGCTCCCAGATATTATATGGGCAGTACTGATCACCGCCGTATTTGGTAGTTCCTCGATCGTCCATCTCTATGTGATCAAACAGTTCTCGATGGGCTGGTTTCCAGTCCAGTTCAAATGATCCGAATCGCTACCCGGTGGAAGCACGACTTCCGAGGGGGTCAATACTTACCGGGGATATCCCGATCGCCGATTCAATCAGGCTGGAGGAACCTGTTCTATCAGATACTACTACAATGAAAATGTCTATATCTATGGACTTATATATAATACATACTTGATAGCTAATCGAGTGAACGAACAGCGAGGTAGATGCAAACAACGGAAGCAGTACGGCAAGATCCGTGTTTCGAGTCGTGAGAGAGCGGATGAGACGATAGACAGGATCACGGATCGCGACCGGTCTCCAGGTGCTCGCTACGAATGAACGATCAAAACGTCTCCGACCCAGAGTTCAAGCTTCGATATTACCTCGACAGGTATTTTACACTCGTCATCGCCGTTTTGCTTGTCTGTCTGCTCATCAGTGGCTGGGTGACGTACGTCGCCTATACTGACCAGCAGACCGAGACGGACGAGGAAACGCTCGCTGTCTACGATTCGACGGTCGACTTCCAGCATTCGGCGACGGCCCCCGAGGACAATCCACTCTATGCTGCCGGCACTGAATTGGAGAATCAGTCGGTCTATTTCTATCGTGCAACACCGGTAGTCGATGGGGAGTTCGTCTATGAATACGAGACTACGGAGCCCACCGACGTCGAGATAGAAACGGATTTAGAGCTAGTCCTTCGTTCGACGGAGGAGATCGATAACGACGACGAAGTGCTTCTCGAACATTGGCGCCAGTCAGAAACGGTTGGTGAAGAGACACTTCAACAAGAGGGGAGTTCTGGTGAACACACGATTCCATTCGGGGTGGCGATCGCGGATCTCGAACACCAGCTGTGGACTATCAACGAGATTCTTCGGACTCCTGAACAGAGACCCGATGACGATCTGGGGAGCCTCCCCGGCGACACAGAAATCGCGGTCGTCGCAACGACATCCGTTACGACAGACCTTGCTGGGGAGGAAATAGAGCGAGAGGAGGTGAATGAACTAGTGATGGATCCCCAAAGTGGGTTGGTCCGTGTCGACGAGAGGACCGAAACCGAGCCAACGGAGGTTATTGAAACATCGACCGACAGTGTCCCGCCGAGTGTTTTCAGTGGTATCGTCATACCGCTACTGGCCCTTGGTTCGCTGGTAGCTGTTGTCGGACTAGCTGTTGTACGTTCACGCGGAAGAGTAGCTCCAGCACCCGATCGCCTACGGCTGTACGAGGAGCAACGGGCACGCAAGCGGTTCGATGACTGGATCTCGACGGGGACGATGCCGGAAGAGCATCTGCAGTTGCCGACCACGACTGTCAACTCACTCGCGGATCTCGTCGATGCGGCGATCGATACGAACAGTCGTGTAATTGAGGATGAGCAGTTGCCAGTCTACCACTTCGTGAACGGTTCGACACGATACGTATACACACCACCGACGCATCTGACGACCGAGTCGAGTCCTACAGAGGGTGAGGTGGAGGACTGATTTCTTCATTCAGCTGATTGCAGATACGTCGTAGTCATCATATCTATATTTTGCAATACGTTGATCGGTCGAATAGCATTTTCAGGGTGTCCCTGAAGGGGTTCAGGGTCTGCCAGAAAAAAGTCAGGCACCTTGATACTATGTGGGTAGCGCTCTATTACTAATATAACCGTGGTAGGATCCCTACCGCGTAAACTACCATATAATGAACCGACGAAATGTACTAATTGGCTTAGGTGGAATGAGTGTGGGAAGCGGCGTACTGTTCGGCACGGGGGCGTTTGCGAGCACGGATGCGGATCGTAGTGTCTCTATCGCGATCGCGGGCGACGCGAGCGCATATCTGGGTATCGAAGGGCACCCCGACTATACTGGGACTGAGGTCGCTGGTGGTGTCGAGGTCGTGACCCTCGAAATGGGTGAGCTCGACGGAGCAGACGGTGAAGGGGTCAATCAGCGGGCAACGACGACGATCGATGAGATCCTCACGTTCACGAACCAATCGGCGAACGATATCGACATCGAGATCGACAGCGATGTCGATGAGATCTCGTTCGACCCATCGTCCTTCAGCGGTCTCTCGCCGGGGAGTTCCGAATCGACCGGCATCACGATCGATACCACGGATGAGCCGGAAGAAGATCTCACTGGTGATCTCACCATCAACGCGACCCTCGCAGGAGACGGTGGCGACGGTGGCGGCGAAGACGGCGACTGATCGAACTGAGCGACTGACTCGATAGGCCGCCCGAAGTATATCGGCAGGGCGGTTTTTAGCACAAGAAACTACTCTTAGCGGAGCACGCCGAACGATATATCACGAGATTCAAAGAATGGCATCCGACCGGCACCTAAGTGACGCTGACAGCGAGCGCACGTCTCCAAGCCGTGAGGAACGTGTCGCTGCTGCTCGAACCGTCGTCTATGGTGATGACGAGGAACTCATCACTGCTGAGGAACTCGATTCAGCCCTTGAGGAGTACGGTGTTGGTATCGGTGAAAGCGAGGATGGGCTCCCAGAGTACCTGGATGTCCCTCGGGAGCTGTCGCTCTCGGCGTGTCACATGGCGGTCGACCTTCGTCGTGATCCGGCAGAATTTATCGCACCGCGTGCCTAAACAGGCCTTCTCCCCTTTCCTCAAATAAGAGCGCGATATGTAGCACCGGTACTGGGTGAGATTCCTTTTCTTATACAAGAATTTGTAAGCTCGACGAGCCCGATAGGGACGACGAGTAACGACCTTGTTCAACATCGGCGATTCGAG from Halalkalicoccus tibetensis encodes the following:
- a CDS encoding signal peptidase I gives rise to the protein MLLPLIGGGLLGQPIGLGFVETGSMEPTIDAGDGFVAVPGLLSGEVEEGDVIVFEATNVQGGEVTTHRIVGETDHGYITQGDANPFSDQSQGEPPVTDGQILATALQIGTTVVVIPHLGTMVLFMSNILTSMSAVLSQLLGRPIPGGAAGLGYLFIGLGAVVLAVTILRGEDRTRRFRSRSRSRRGVLSRRRLVVLIVIVVSMPLVAGMAIPSGVHEYGIVSAERDSPASHVIEAGETSRDTHTVPNTGVVPTVVVTEPASEGIAVDRSVTHLGARTSADVTVEIEAPPETGYYYRHLAEYHYPIVLPPSLLIALHGIHPLVAGSAILATAAGIPALVAYLVLEPGRYRTRSRSR
- a CDS encoding DUF5305 family protein, whose translation is MNDQNVSDPEFKLRYYLDRYFTLVIAVLLVCLLISGWVTYVAYTDQQTETDEETLAVYDSTVDFQHSATAPEDNPLYAAGTELENQSVYFYRATPVVDGEFVYEYETTEPTDVEIETDLELVLRSTEEIDNDDEVLLEHWRQSETVGEETLQQEGSSGEHTIPFGVAIADLEHQLWTINEILRTPEQRPDDDLGSLPGDTEIAVVATTSVTTDLAGEEIEREEVNELVMDPQSGLVRVDERTETEPTEVIETSTDSVPPSVFSGIVIPLLALGSLVAVVGLAVVRSRGRVAPAPDRLRLYEEQRARKRFDDWISTGTMPEEHLQLPTTTVNSLADLVDAAIDTNSRVIEDEQLPVYHFVNGSTRYVYTPPTHLTTESSPTEGEVED